One Mya arenaria isolate MELC-2E11 chromosome 7, ASM2691426v1 genomic window carries:
- the LOC128241368 gene encoding putative nuclease HARBI1 translates to MAALIGAQNVNIRKKRVYRPNFVYKTLTDKELRAKYRFGKEGLQILTDQLEERLRTSTGKGCAMDPAEQVCIALRYYATGAFFDVVGDTMGRDKATVCRVVKHVTEGLVEMKDRFIRWPTRIDTRRNIMAGFADVAGIPNVIEWPGSAHDSFVFRSSSLQDFLEENIYTLEDGVLLADSG, encoded by the exons atggccgcatTAATTGGTGCACAGAATGTAAACATCAGGAAAAAACGTGTTTATCGGCCAAACTTTGTATATAAAACTCTCACAGACAAGGAACTGCGTGCAAAGTACAGATTTGGTAAGGAAGGGTTGCAAATTTTAACTGACCAGCTTGAAGAAAGGCTCCGTACATCTACCGGTAAAGGTTGTGCCATGGATCCCGCAGAGCAG GTTTGCATTGCTCTACGTTATTATGCCACTGGGGCATTTTTCGATGTGGTAGGGGACACCATGGGGCGCGACAAGGCGACAGTTTGTCGCGTGGTAAAACATGTAACAGAAGGTCTTGTAGAGATGAAAGATCGCTTTATACGTTGGCCGACTAGAATAGACACCCGTCGCAACATTATGGCAGGGTTTGCGGATGTAGCTGGGATTCCAAATGTGATTG AATGGCCGGGCTCTGCGCATGACAGTTTTGTTTTTCGATCGTCTTCGCTACAGGACTTTCTGgaggaaaatatttatacacTTGAAGATGGTGTTCTACTTGCTGACAGCGGGTAG